TCATGCCGCGCTCGCGCTCCTCCCGTAGCCGGTCGGGATCCATTCCGGTGAGCGCGGTGAGGAGAGTCGACTTCCCGTGGTCGACGTGTCCGGCGGTCCCCACCACGCGGACCGGCGTTGTCTCGTTCGTCACGGGATCGGAGTCGCTTCCGGCATAGGCGCGAACATCCCGAACAGCGCCGGCACGACCACGAACGCGAGCACGAGCATGAGCGCGATCCAGAGTCCGAGTGCGATGCCCGTTGCGACCGGTGGGAGCGGCGAGCGTTCCTTGTCGCCGGCTACCGGCGGACGGCGATGCATTCGATCTCGATGCGTGCGCCTCGCGGCAAAGCACTCGTGCCGACGGTCGAGCGCGCAGGCCGGTGCTGACCGAATCGCTGCGCGTACACCTCGTTCATCGCCGCGAACTCGGCGAAGTCGGCGAGGAAGACCGTGCACTTCACGACTCGGTCGAGGCCGCTCCCGGCCGCTTCGAGGACCGCCGCGAGGTTGTCGAGGACCCGCGCGGTCTGGATCTTGATGTCGGCGCTCGCCAGCTCGCCTGTCGCGGGGTCGAGCGCGACCTGGCCCGCGGTGAAGATGAGATCGCCGGTCGCGATCGCCTGGCTGTACGGACCGATCGCTTTGGGCGCTTTGTCTGTGGATACGCTTCGCAGATCCATTCGCTACTTCTCCCCCTTCGCGAGCGCGGCGGCGACCGCTCGCGCGAGCATCCCATCATCCTCCGGAGCGACGCTGCGCAGATCGAGGGCCGCGCGATCGTCCAAGATGCGCGCGACGAT
This genomic stretch from Candidatus Limnocylindria bacterium harbors:
- a CDS encoding RidA family protein: MDLRSVSTDKAPKAIGPYSQAIATGDLIFTAGQVALDPATGELASADIKIQTARVLDNLAAVLEAAGSGLDRVVKCTVFLADFAEFAAMNEVYAQRFGQHRPARSTVGTSALPRGARIEIECIAVRR